CAGGCGGAGCTCGTGGCGGCGCGCGGACGCAAATCGGTTCTCTGCCGCGAGGAAACGTCTCCCGAAGACCTGCGCGGAATGATTGCCGCCGAGGGCATTCTTACATCGCGCGGCGGCGTAAGCTCGCACGCGGCGCTCGTCGCCCGCCAGATGGGCAAAGTCTGCATTTGCGGCGCAAGCGACGTCTCGATGGACTACGAAAAACGCCTCATGTCGATAGGCGACATCGTAATCAAGGAGGGCGACTACATCTCGATTGACGGCACCACGGGCGAAATTTTCCTCGGCGAAATCGACAACGCCCCGAGCGAAGTAATCCGCGTGCTTTCGGGCAAAATGAAGCCCGCCAAGAGCTACACTTACAGGCTGTTCGACACCGTCATGAAGTGGGCGGACAAATACCGCAAACTCGGCGTCCGCACAAACGCCGACACCCCCGAACAGGCGAAGCGCGCGGTGCAACTCGGCGCGGAGGGAATCGGGCTTTGCCGCACAGAGCACATGTTCTTCGAGGGCGACAGAATCGACGCCGTGCGCGAAATGATTCTCGCGACCGACAAAACCGAACGAGAAAAGGCGCTCAAAAAACTCCTGCCCTACCAGCGCAAAGACTTCGAGGGCATATTCAAGGCGATGGACGGGCTGCCCGTTACCGTCAGACTCCTCGACCCCCCTCTGCACGAATTCCTGCCGCACGAAAGCGCGGCTCGCAACGCGCTCGCGGAAAAAATGAACCTTCCGCCCGAAATCCTCGTCGAACGCTGCAAGGCTCTTGAAGAGCAGAACCCGATGCTCGGACACAGAGGCTGCCGACTCGGCAACTGCTTCCCCGAAATCACGGAAATGCAGGCTCGCGCGATTTTCGAAGCGGCGGCTTCGCTGCTGAAAAAAGGCAAAAAAGTTAAAGTAGAAATCATGGTTCCGCTCGTCGGATTCGTGAAAGAGCTGAAATTCCAGGCGGAGACAATCGCAAAGACATGCGCGGCTGTCGAAAAGGAAAAGAAAGTCAAAATAGACTACATGCTCGGCACAATGATTGAAGTTCCGCGCGGGGCGTTGACTGCGGACGAAATCGCGGAAGTGGCGCAATTCTTCTCGTTCGGCACAAACGACCTCACCCAAACGGGGCTTGGCATGAGCCGCGACGACGCAGGCAGCTTCCTCGGACGCTATAAGGAACTGGACATTCTGCCGAAAAACCCGTTCGCGTCAATCGACGTCGACGGCGTGGGACAGCTTGTGAGAATCGGCGCGGAAAAGGGACGCTCTGCGCGCAAAGACCTGAAACTTGGCGTGTGCGGCGAACACGGAGGCGACCCCGATTCAATCAACTTCTTCAACGACGTCGGCTTGAACTACGTCAGTTGCTCGCCGCCGCGAGTGCCCGTAGCCCGACTCGCCGCGGCGCAGGCGGCTCTCAAAACCGCCGCCGCCAAGAAGGCGAAAAAATAATTCCCAAAAACACAAACGCGGGGCAAACAACCCCGCGTTTTTTTATTTCATTTTCCCCTCAAATGCGTGGACTTTGAAAGCATAAAAAACATAAGCAACACCCCCGCAACACGCGAAGCCGTCGCACGCGAACGCCGAAATTACCGAAACAAGAAGCCCGCAACTCGTGAAGAATTGCGGGCTTTGAAATGGTGCCAGAGAGTGGATTCGGACCACCGACCAAAGGCTTATGAGTCCTCTGCTCTACCACTGAGCTACTCTGGCGATTTTTAAAGCCTTGTAATGTACGAATCCGCGCGGGTAAGTCAAGACATATTTCCTCTTTTTTCTTAAAAAATTTTTGCGGATTCTCTCGCAAAGCGCACAAGTCGATTCTGCGCCCAAACGTCGTCGGCTTTCGGCGGTCGGCGCGTTTTGCGCATGCGCCGTTTTGCGGAATTCTCAGAGCAAACTCAAATCGGCGAACGACGCGATTTCTATTCCGCGACAAAAGGCGGAGACAAAAAAAACCTTTCGGGGAAATTCCGAAAGGTTTTTGAAAGATTAAAACGGCGTTATTCGGAAACAACGACCGACACCTTGCGGTGCGCACCGTCCCACTTTACGATACCGTCTTTGAGCGCGAACAGCGTGTAGTCTTTGCCTATGCCGACGTTTTCGCCGGGGTGAACCTTAGTGCCGCACTGGCGCATGATGATGTTGCCCGCCAAAACAAATTCGTCGCCGAATTTCTTTACGCCGAGACGCTGCGCGTGCGAATCGCGTCCGTTTTTCGCGCTACCCTGACCTTTTTTATGTGCCATAAATTAGTGCCCTTTCTTATGCTTTTACGGATTCGACCTTAACCACCGAAAGCTCCTGACGGTGACCCTGCTTGCGCTGGTAACCCTTTCTGCGCTTTTTCTTGATGATTACAACCTTTTTGCCGCGCTTGTTTTCGAGGATTTTTACGGAAACGCTCGCGCCGTCGATGTAAGGCGAACCGAACTTGACGCCATCGCCTTCGCCGGCCATGAGAACTTCCTTGATTTCTACTGTGTCGCCCGCTTTGGAATTAACGAAACGGTTGACAAAAAGTATGTCTCCTTCGCTGACGGTGACCTGTTTTCCCTGTATTTTGATTGTCGCTTTCATTGTCTTATTAAAATATCAAATGGTTGAAATTAAATGGTCTATCCTCTCGCGGGGCAAGACTTTTTTGACCACTTTTCCCTTTTTGAATAAATAAAGAAGTTATCAAAGTACCCCCTCTTTAAAAAAAATCAAGCTTCTTTTTTGACAAATGCAGGCTGGCAGCCTGCACGGCGTCGGAGCCGCGGACGCAAGGTGCGCCTCCCTACGGAGCTTCGGCAGGCTGCAGCCTGCACGGCGTCGGAGCTTCGCTCCTTTCGGTGGTTATGCGCGGCAAGTATACTTGCCGCTTTTCTCAGTTAGTTCGTATTGGCTTCGCCAATTACTGGCATTGAAAAATCTTTTTGCTTTGCGAGAAACAAATTAAAATAGACGCGCTTCGCGCGAAAAAAAAAGCGGAAACCCGCAAACATGGATTCTCCGCTTACCAATCAACTCCACTTTTATCCCAACGCACTCTAAAAATCTTCGTGCGCCAGCACTGTAATTTTAGGGGCGTCAAAATGCCCCTATAAGAGTGGCTTTCCTGTATGCGCAGGGCGCGTGGCGTACGCGGCTATCCCTACGCTACGGTAGCTGGCGAAACGCCCCACCCAACTTTTATCCCAAAACAACCTAAAAAACTTCGTGCGCAAGCACTCACTATTTAGGCGCGTTAGAGTGCCGTTCAGACGGTGGCTTTCCCGCGATTGCGGGGTGCGTGGCGTACTTGGCGTACGCGAGCAGTCCGCAAGTGCGGGGAAACGCCGTATCAACGGTGCTATAACGCGCCTACTCGAAGGCGGCAATTCCAGTGGGCGCATTCGATTTTATGCGGATTACGCTGAATACCGTGCCGTTTTCCGTTACGATTTTTTCGGACACAACCGAGCCGTCCTCCGACGGCAATACCGATTTTGCGATTTTTTCGTCGTGCGCCGGCATGGTGTCGACCGCAAGCTTCATCAGAGCTGCGCAGACAATCATCAGCGCCGCAACCGCCGACCATTCCAGCGCCGCGCGGACGCGGGAAGTTTTCTTTGCGGCGAAAAACGGCGAGCTTACGCCGTCGAGCGGAGCAAAAACCGCCTTTTTGCCGTAGATGGAGCACATTGCGGCATGGAGACGGCAGGACTTGTGGAAAATGTCCGCCATGCGGGGGTCGTCGCGGACGCATTTTGCGAGCAGTTCGATTTCGGCGGGAGTCGCCTCACCGTCGAGATACGACGAAACGAGTTCGTCGAATCTACCCCGCGAAATTTTCATTACTTTAATTTTTCAAGTTCCTCGCGCAGATACTCGCGGGCTCTCGACAGGCGGCTCTTGACCGTGCCGACGCTCAGCCCCAGTCTGGACGCGATTTCCTCGTAGCTCAAATCCTCGGCATTGCGCAGTTTGAGAACCTCTCCGTATTTTTGAGGAAGGGCGTCAATCGCCTTGGGAAGAAGCTCGGAAAACTCGGTGAAAGCGGCGGTTTCGGCGGGGTTCTGTTCTTCGCCCTCGATGAGGTCGCAAACAGTCATGTCGCCGTCGTCGCCGACGGGAGTGTCGAGCGAAATCGACTCGCCGCGTTTGCGCCGCCACCAGTACCAGTGCTTGTTGTGGGCGAGATTTGTGGCGATATGGTAGAGCCAAGTGGAAATGGAGCAGTCTCCCCTGAAATTGCCTATGCTTTTGCGGGCGCGGATAAATGTGTCCTGCGCGACCTCCTCGGCGTCCTGCCGATTGTCGAGCAGACTGTTGGCGCGGTTGTAGATTTTATCCCAGTGGGAGTTGACCAACTCTCCGAACGCAACGTCGTCTCCGCCCTTCAAACGTTCGAGGAGGTTGTCGGAACAAGTAGATTCGGTTGTTTTTGCCATAGATGCTGAATAGTCTTTGTATATTATAGACGCGCAGACGGCGGAAACGTTTCAAAAAAACTTGAATTTTCGCAACGAGCCGCGCGCGAAACGCGCCGTTATCGGGATAATCGTACTTTCCCGCGCGGACTCAACTTTTTTTTTCGAAAAAAAACTCCGACCGACCGACAAGCCGAAACGCGCCGAAAAACGCCAAAAAATGGTTGCCAAAAGGGAGACATCAATTAAGAATACGATAAAAGAATATATGTTTGGATTTGGACTACACAAAAAAAACCGCCGCAAACTCGCGCTGATAGACTGCGCGGACGCGTCGGTAAGCGAAACATCGCACTTCCCCGCCACGCTCGGAGGCTCCAACGACCCGCTGAAAACGGGCTTTCCCTTCCCGTTTCTCGAAGTCTCCGAAACGAAGGGCGGAAAACTTCTGCTCACGCCGACCGACCCCACCGCCGACGTGAAAATCAACGGCACCAAAATCTCCGAACCCGTGGAGCTTTCGGGAGCTGCTACAATGCAGCTCGGCGAGCGCCTCTTCTACCTTTCCGACGACCCCAAAACCATCGAAAAGGCGCGGAACATGGACGTCTCGAAATGGCTTGTCTTCTACGCCGAAACGGGGCGGATAGAAGACGAAGTGCCGTTCGCGCGGCTGAAACAGTCGGTGCTCGGACGCGGGCTTAGCGGCGCGGGAATAGCAATCTGCCCGAAGGGCTTTGAGCTTGGCTTCATGTTCTCTTCGGTGTTCGGCGACGGCTCGGATTCCGACGCGACAGTGCCGATTCTCTCGGAAAATTCGGAGGCAATAACGTGCCCGCTCTGCTGGCTGAAATTCGACGTCGGCGACGCCATGAGCATAGCGGTTCACGAGAGCCTGCGCGGAGATCCCGTGCTTGGGCAGGACGAAATGCTGCGCTTTCTGCCGACATCTTTCACGGAGGACGGCGTGGCAATCGACCCCGCGGGAATGCCCGCCCCCGACGTCGCATGCCCGCACTGCCGCAGAAAGCTTCCGCCGAACTACCTTGAACTCGACCGCCGCATATTCTCGATAGTGGGCGCGCCGAGCGCGGGGAAGTCGTACTACCTGAGCGCGCTAATAAGCATGCTGCAAGGCTCGCTCTACAAAAATTTCGGCATTGTGCTCAAAGACCTCGACCCGTCGGGAAACATGCTGCTTACGCAAATGAAAAACAGCCTGTTTTCGGCAAAACGCCCCGAAGACGCGATTCTCGCAAAAACCGCGCTCGAAGGGAAGATGTACGAACGCTACCCGCGCTTCGGAAAAATAGTCGCGCTGCCCAAACCCATGACGTACTCGCTCTCGCGCGACGGCGCGGAGGGAACTTCGATAATTTTCTACGACAACGCGGGCGAACACTTCGAACCGGGGCTTGACATAGAGGAGTCGCCTGGGGCAATGCACGTGGCAAGCTCGTCGGGAATATTCTTCCTTTTCGACCCCGCCGCAAACCGCAACTTCAAGGCGGCTCTCGGCGACTATCCCGACCCGCAGCTTTCAATCGACGGACGGCTCGACCAGCAGGACACCATTTTGTCGGAAATGGAAATCCGCATAAAAAGAATACTCGCGATTGAGCCTCTGAAAAAAATAGACACGCCGCTTGCGATTCTCATCGGCAAGTGCGACATGTGGAAACACCTGCTGAAAACGCCGCTCGCGGAGCCGATTTCCGACGGGAGGCTCGACCTCGCCGCGGTTGACTCCAACAGCGGAATTTTGCGCGACTTCCTCGCGGAAATAGACCCCACGATTCCAGCAAGCGCGGAGTCGATTTCAAGCAACATAAGGTATTTCGCCGTAAGCGCGCTGGGGCACTCGCCGCAAATGCTTCTCGACGGCGAATGCGCGGGGAAAATCGCGCCGATTCCCTCGAAAATCAAGCCGATAGACGCGGAAATTCCCGCAATCTGGCTGCTGTCGCAATCGACAAAACTCATTCCGACAAAATAGCGAAATGGCATACCAACTCATTTACACAAGCGCGCCGGCGTCGCTCACACTGGGCAGAACGGGTTTTTCGACCGTCGCCCGCACGCGCGACATGCCCGAAAAACTCGCCGCCGCCGTCGAAAGGTGCGGAGTCTACGAAATAGGCTCCGGCGAAGTGTTCTCGCACAAAACCCTGCAATACGGCGGACAGACATGGCATATCCTCACGCGCATGCGCGACGCGGGGACGGACTACACAAACAGAAACAACTACGTCGCCCACCACATCGCGATTCCGCAAAGCGACATCGGCGGACTCGCAAATCCCGCCGAAATTCTGGCGCAGTGGAGCGGCTGGGTGTCGAAATGGAGCGGCGACCCGCGCTACGTCGGCGAAGTTTTCGGGCTTGAAAACATCAAGGCTAAAAACTCCCTGCCCGCAAAAAACTGGGAAAAATATTTCGGCAACCCCGCAAAGGCCGCGCTGCTTTCGAACTGCCCCGCGCAGATTTCGGCGTCGCCCGACGACGCGCGGACGCTGCTCGACCTCTTCTCCGAAAGCCTGCTGCTCAACGCCAACCCCGCCGACGCGTGGGACATCACGTTCACGACGTCGATGGCGTCGGGGGAAAACCCGAACGCGTTTCTCTGGAAGACCGACACGTCGGGAAACGCCGCGGCGATAAACCTTTCCGCAAAAACCGCGCCCGCCGCGCCCGACAATCGCGCCGCGAAATACGCGCTCACGGGCGAAAAAAACAACCGCGAACGCTACAATCTGAAAGTCGGCGCGCCGAAGGCGGTAGTCCGCTACGATGTGGTGGAAACGCAAAAGGGCGGCTCGAAAAACGCGCCAATCTACGGAATTTCGGCGGCGATAACGATTGGGGCAATCGCGGCGGCGGCGTTTGCGCTCATGCCCGAACGCGAAAAAACGCGCAGTTCCGACACAGAACA
The Opitutia bacterium KCR 482 genome window above contains:
- the ppdK gene encoding pyruvate, phosphate dikinase, encoding MAKKVAKKAPTKKASVKSASSKNKKYTYLFGSKTDGDAKMRNLLGGKGANLAEMARIGLPVPPGFTITTEVCTHFYDNGKKYPASLEAQVKAGVQSVERQMGKIFGDEKDPLLFSVRSGARESMPGMMDTILNLGLNDKTVEGLSAKTNNPRFAWDCYRRFVQMYGDVVMGVQARNEAETEPFHKVMETLKAEVGAKLDTDLDVAALKELVKRYKALIRERAGKSFPQDVYDQLWGAIGAVFGSWMNERAIIYRQKYNIPASWGTAVNVQTMVFGNKGETSATGVAFTRDPANGENEFYGEYLINAQGEDVVAGVRTPHKISELSKEMPKAFKELLAIRKKLESHFKDMQDFEFTIEENKLYMLQTRNGKRTGLAAVRIAVEMNKERFMDEKTALMKIPADSISSLLVPVFDPASVKKAKVVAKGLPAGPGAASGEVVFTAAQAELVAARGRKSVLCREETSPEDLRGMIAAEGILTSRGGVSSHAALVARQMGKVCICGASDVSMDYEKRLMSIGDIVIKEGDYISIDGTTGEIFLGEIDNAPSEVIRVLSGKMKPAKSYTYRLFDTVMKWADKYRKLGVRTNADTPEQAKRAVQLGAEGIGLCRTEHMFFEGDRIDAVREMILATDKTEREKALKKLLPYQRKDFEGIFKAMDGLPVTVRLLDPPLHEFLPHESAARNALAEKMNLPPEILVERCKALEEQNPMLGHRGCRLGNCFPEITEMQARAIFEAAASLLKKGKKVKVEIMVPLVGFVKELKFQAETIAKTCAAVEKEKKVKIDYMLGTMIEVPRGALTADEIAEVAQFFSFGTNDLTQTGLGMSRDDAGSFLGRYKELDILPKNPFASIDVDGVGQLVRIGAEKGRSARKDLKLGVCGEHGGDPDSINFFNDVGLNYVSCSPPRVPVARLAAAQAALKTAAAKKAKK
- the rplU gene encoding 50S ribosomal protein L21 — its product is MKATIKIQGKQVTVSEGDILFVNRFVNSKAGDTVEIKEVLMAGEGDGVKFGSPYIDGASVSVKILENKRGKKVVIIKKKRRKGYQRKQGHRQELSVVKVESVKA
- the rpmA gene encoding 50S ribosomal protein L27, whose translation is MAHKKGQGSAKNGRDSHAQRLGVKKFGDEFVLAGNIIMRQCGTKVHPGENVGIGKDYTLFALKDGIVKWDGAHRKVSVVVSE
- a CDS encoding sigma-70 family RNA polymerase sigma factor gives rise to the protein MAKTTESTCSDNLLERLKGGDDVAFGELVNSHWDKIYNRANSLLDNRQDAEEVAQDTFIRARKSIGNFRGDCSISTWLYHIATNLAHNKHWYWWRRKRGESISLDTPVGDDGDMTVCDLIEGEEQNPAETAAFTEFSELLPKAIDALPQKYGEVLKLRNAEDLSYEEIASRLGLSVGTVKSRLSRAREYLREELEKLK